Part of the Candidatus Falkowbacteria bacterium genome is shown below.
AGTTACTCTAATTGGCGTATTTAATTCATTGGCAATAACATGAGCTAAAGTTGTTTTGCCTAACCCAGGCGCGCCATATAACAAGACATGATCAATCGCCTCACCGCGCTGGCGCGCGGCTTCAATCAAAATCGACAAGTTAGCTTTAATATTTTCTTGACCAACATATTCAGATAATAACTTCGGACGCAAACCAAGTTCCACGGCTTCTTCAGCAACAGGATCAGACGTTACTTGTGGGTCAACGATACGATTCATAATTTTAGAAATAGAAAACTATATAAAGAAACAAGATTACTAAATAGTTAAATAGCATGAACCATTTATTAGACCAGCCAATACCAGAAAAATGGAATTTAGAAAATGGCCAAAGTATTAAAGTAGGGAAAGATTTTTTATTGTGCGTAAATATATCTAACAAAATATGGAAACCCCAACCGCACCAAGCAATTGCTAACCACTTAAAACCAAATAATAATAAAAGCAGAAAAATTCCTAACCAAATTACTAAACTATGGCAAGCCATGTACAAAGTAATAATGTAAGGTGGGAACAATGACTTTGGTGGCTTCTTAAAGAACAAAATCTTTTTTAAGAACACTGTATTAAACATGCTACCAAAGCTAACCATATCAGGCATAATTCCAAAAGCAGTGGCTAATAAACGTTGTGACTCAGGTGCATCTTTGAAAACCAAATTGGTTAATAAAATATGTGATATAACGTCCATAGACTAAAGTGATTTATTATTTAAAAAATTACGAACAACATTTTTACTATCTTCAGAAAAATCAGCTTGCAATATCCAACGCAAGAAAGTTGGATCGGTTTCTGAAACTGACTTTAAAGTGCGATCTTTAAACTTGGAAAAATTGAAATAAACTTCTCCGTTCTCACGATAAAATCTTCCTTCTAAGTCGACGTAATCTCGACAAGTCTCTTCATGAATCTTTCTAATCTCTTCATAACCATAGCGCGTAATCTGCTCAGCGATTATTTCACCCGTCACACTAACGTCAGCTAAAGCATTATGAGCGTCAACGTGCTCTTTATTGCAATAGAAACGATAAGCAGCTGATAAATCACGTGGCTCTTTATAATGATAGACCAACTTAGCATCAATAATATCTTCGGGCTTGAAACTAAAGTTCTGGCCAGCGCTAGAAAATTCTTGACGCAAAAGTGGCAAATCAAAACGAACTACATTAAAGCCACTATAATACGAATCACTAAAAACCGCCATAAGCTCTATTGCCTTAGTGGCAAATAATGGCGAATCTTTAACTTGCTCGTCGCTAATACCGTGAATAGCAGACACTTCAGGCGGAATTGGTCTACCTGGGTTAAAAAGCAAGTCTTCTTGCTCAATTCGACCATCAGGCCAATGCTTAATATAAGCCAATTCAACGATTTTATCATTAACCACGCTTAAACCAGTGGTTTCAAGGTCAAAAATGACAATTGGCCTTGTTAGGCCTAAAGTAACAGCTAGATTATTTTTCATAGATTATTGTTCCTCTCAATTATATCTTACAAAAGATAAAATTGCACCTTGAGTAGAATTGAACTTGCCAATGGACATAACGCGTGATAGGATGATTTTAGTTTCTATTACATTAATTTATTATAATTCTTTCTGGCCGTTCCGCATAAGGGCTGATCTAGCATTTTATGACTAATATTAGCAAAAGTTCAGTAAACTATCCTATTTTCCAAGCTTTTTATACCTCGATTTTAAGTCGACTATTTTAGAGCTGAACAAAACCTAATCATTTCGTCATCTTTATTTGCGAACGACGGCTAGATAACAATACTATGCCGTACTTTTTATACATTATTATTGCCGCCGTGGCCTTTCTTGGCGGTTGGTGGTTGCGTAAACAACAAGCTTTAGGTAAGGCGAACAGCGCCGAACTAAAAGCTGAGAAGTTGATTGCTGACACTAAAACTAAAGAGAGACAAATTATCATTGAAGCCCAAGACAAGGCTTTAAAATTAGTTGATCAAGCTAAAAAAGATGCTGATGCTCAAAGACGAGATGTTAGCGAAACTCAAAAAAGATTAGAACAAAGAGAAAACACTTTCTCACAAAAACTACTTGAGCTACAAGACAAGCAGCAAGTTTTGTATGACAAGATTTCTCAAATTGAAGAAACTAAAGAAAGAGTTAAAAAGATCAGAGATGAACAGATGGGAGTTTTGGAAAAAATCTCTGGCTTAAATCGCGAAGACGCTATTAATAAACTTTTAGAAAGAGTTGAAGCTGAGAGTACTGAAGCTTTAAGTTCTCGTCTAAAAAAGTTAGAAAATGAAACCGAAGAAGCAATTGAAGAAAAAACTAGAGAAATTGTTTCTAGTGCTATGCAAAGATTGTCTTCTGGTTTTATTGCTGAATTGACTACTACTACCTTAGAAATTCCCAACGATGAAATGAAGGGTAGAATTATTGGCCGTGAAGGAAGAAACATTAAATCACTTGAACAATTAACTGGTGTTGAAATTATTGTTGATGACACACCTAACGCCATTACTATTTCTGGCTTCTCTGGCATTAGACGCCATATTGCCAAGCGCGCTCTAGAACAATTAATTAAAGATGGCCGCATTCATCCAACTAAGATCGAGGAAGCAGTTGAACAAGCCAAGAAAGAATTGGCCCTTGATATTAAGAAGGCCGGTGAAGGCGCTTTGTATGAATTGGCTATTACAGGTTTTGATCCAAAGTTGATTCAAATTATTGGTCGCTTAAAATATCGTACCAGTTACGGCCAAAACGCTTTGAAGCATGCTGTAGAAGTTGCTCACTTGTCAGGTCTTTTAGCTGAACAATTAGGCGCCAATGTTAGTATCGCTAAGAAAGGTGGTCTATTACACGATATTGGTAAAGCCGTTGACCATGAAGTTAAAGGAACTCACCCAGAAATTGGTGCGCAAATTGCCCGTAAATTTGGTTTGAGTGACGAAATTATTGCTCCAATTGAAAAACATCATGAAGATAATCCAGGTGACATTATTTCCGTTATCGTTAAAGTAGCCGATGCTATTTCCTCTTCTCGTCCCGGCGCTCGTCACGACAGCTTTGAACAATACGTTCAGCGCTTGGAAGAACTTGAAAAAATTGCTACTTCATTTGAAGGTGTTGAAAAGGTTTACGCCATTCAAGCTGGCCGTGAAATTCGAGTTTTTGTTGATGCTAATCAAATCAGTGATAGTAAAAGTCATGACCTAGCACGAGATATTGCTAAAAAAATTGAAGCTGAACTTAAATACCCAGGTGAAATTAAAGTTAACCTCTTACGCGAAACTCGTGTAATTGAATACGCGAGATAGAATTTTATAATTTTTAATTTTGTAATTTTATAATTAATATTAGAATTATTAATTTCTAAACTAAAAATTTAGACATTAAAAATTAACTAAAAATTAAAAACTACAAAATTATAAAATTAATAACCTCAACATGGCAGAAAAACCACTTAGTATATTATTCATCGGTGATATTGTCGGTCGCCTAGGACGCCAGGCAGTTGTTGATGTTTTACCAAAACTAATAAAACAGCATAAACCAGATTTAATTATCGCTAATGGAGAAAACCTAGCTCATGGCAAAGGTATAACTCCGACTGTGGCTAAACAAATGTTTGAGGCAGGCATTGATTGGTTAACAACCGGCGATCACTGTTTTGATCAAGCCTCATCAGTTGAAGAATGTTTTGAGAGCAATCTAAAAATAATTCGTCCTGAAAATTACTCAGCTGACGCCAAAGGTAAGGGCCATGCTCTAATAAAAGTGCGAGATCATAATGTTTTATTAATCAATTTACTAGGTCGATCTTTTATGACCAGACATTTTGATTGCCCTTTTCGCGCTGCTGAAAAAATATTGGCTAGCTTTACGGATAAAAAAATTTCTGCTATAATAATTGATATTCATGCTGAAACAACGGCTGAGAAAATTGCTTTAAGGCATTTTCTAGACGGTAAGATCAGCGCTCTACTCGGCACACATACTCATGTTCCAACAGCTGATTCTCAAATAACTCAGCGCGGAACTGGCTATATCACTGACATTGGAATGACCGGCTATGCCGATGGTGTTATTGGCGTTTTACCTGAAGCTGTTATTGAATCTTTCCTAACGCAAACTAAAATTAGTCACCAAATGCCCGACTCTGGTCGAGCCCAATCTAACATTGTTAAGTTATTAATTAATCCTCAAGATAAAAAGTGTTTAGAAATTGAATTAATTCAAAAAATAATTACTATTTCTTCTTAGTCCTACATATGTCTTTTCTGAGTCGTTGGTTTGCAAAAAAACCAACCCCTAAAAACCTCGATCAGACGCTAGTCCTTCATCTATCAAAATCAAGAATTCCTGGACCGCGTCAAATTAAATATCTTGGCAGATTCCTTTCTCCTCTAGAAAGATTTTTGGTATACGTTTCTTTAGTTCTAGCTATTGGTGCCTTAGGTTTCATAGCCACTGTTTTTTATAAAAATAATATTGTTCTAGTTCCGGGCGAAGGTGGTAGTTATACCGAGGGTTTAGTTGGCAATCCGCAATATATTAATCCTTTGTATGCTTCATTAAATGATGCTGATGCTGATTTAGAAAAATTAATTTTTTCAAGACTATTCACTAAAGATAATCAAGGCCGCGCCGTGCCAGATTTAGTCGATAGTTATACCTTATCACCTGATAAAAAAACTTATACTCTAAAATTAAAACCAGCCAATTTTAATGATGGTAGTCCTGTAACAGCTGATGACGTAGTTTTTACTTTTAACACAATCACTAACCCTGATTATAAATCACCTTTACGAGATAATTTTAGCGGCGTAGCAGTAGCTAAGGTTGATGACCAG
Proteins encoded:
- a CDS encoding 3'-5' exonuclease; this encodes MKNNLAVTLGLTRPIVIFDLETTGLSVVNDKIVELAYIKHWPDGRIEQEDLLFNPGRPIPPEVSAIHGISDEQVKDSPLFATKAIELMAVFSDSYYSGFNVVRFDLPLLRQEFSSAGQNFSFKPEDIIDAKLVYHYKEPRDLSAAYRFYCNKEHVDAHNALADVSVTGEIIAEQITRYGYEEIRKIHEETCRDYVDLEGRFYRENGEVYFNFSKFKDRTLKSVSETDPTFLRWILQADFSEDSKNVVRNFLNNKSL
- the rny gene encoding ribonuclease Y, yielding MPYFLYIIIAAVAFLGGWWLRKQQALGKANSAELKAEKLIADTKTKERQIIIEAQDKALKLVDQAKKDADAQRRDVSETQKRLEQRENTFSQKLLELQDKQQVLYDKISQIEETKERVKKIRDEQMGVLEKISGLNREDAINKLLERVEAESTEALSSRLKKLENETEEAIEEKTREIVSSAMQRLSSGFIAELTTTTLEIPNDEMKGRIIGREGRNIKSLEQLTGVEIIVDDTPNAITISGFSGIRRHIAKRALEQLIKDGRIHPTKIEEAVEQAKKELALDIKKAGEGALYELAITGFDPKLIQIIGRLKYRTSYGQNALKHAVEVAHLSGLLAEQLGANVSIAKKGGLLHDIGKAVDHEVKGTHPEIGAQIARKFGLSDEIIAPIEKHHEDNPGDIISVIVKVADAISSSRPGARHDSFEQYVQRLEELEKIATSFEGVEKVYAIQAGREIRVFVDANQISDSKSHDLARDIAKKIEAELKYPGEIKVNLLRETRVIEYAR
- a CDS encoding TIGR00282 family metallophosphoesterase; translation: MAEKPLSILFIGDIVGRLGRQAVVDVLPKLIKQHKPDLIIANGENLAHGKGITPTVAKQMFEAGIDWLTTGDHCFDQASSVEECFESNLKIIRPENYSADAKGKGHALIKVRDHNVLLINLLGRSFMTRHFDCPFRAAEKILASFTDKKISAIIIDIHAETTAEKIALRHFLDGKISALLGTHTHVPTADSQITQRGTGYITDIGMTGYADGVIGVLPEAVIESFLTQTKISHQMPDSGRAQSNIVKLLINPQDKKCLEIELIQKIITISS